In Natronococcus occultus SP4, the following proteins share a genomic window:
- a CDS encoding ABC transporter ATP-binding protein codes for MSADEPLVRVEELQKYFWENDSVLDRLLGDDPVPVRAVDGVSFDIQPGETLGLVGESGCGKSTTGETLLRLQEPTDGEVAFDGENVYDFDSESLTEFRRNAQVVFQDPFSSLDPRMTIGGIVTQPLEIHDWPWTDPEVESRAELRTDGISADIVSVTVDDDVDKVIGPADGVATVHVTVRSSDVAGDVDPDERGVDVADGVVAEVAEELSVTVERDDGIDVRVSVGRSTKQLRRDHARNLLERVGLSVDQLDRYPHEFSGGQRQRIGIARALALEPEFIVLDEPTSALDVSVQAQVLNLLDDLQTEFDLTYLLISHDLSVIRHVCDRVAVMYLGEIIEIGPVEELFEDPKHPYTQALLDSVPRASTDERDRDRETLSGDVPSPRDPPSGCRFRTRCPKVIPPADLEIDQERYRALMTLRERVESRDISLETVGDDGQFEFEDGAVAAADADAFARALKERLLETELPARHDAIVEDALASVAVGDWEDAAERLREEYESVCERQNPALEADAHPVACHLYDEDAERREAPAPER; via the coding sequence ATGAGCGCCGACGAGCCGCTCGTTCGCGTCGAGGAGCTCCAGAAGTACTTCTGGGAGAACGACTCCGTTCTCGATCGGTTGCTCGGCGACGACCCGGTCCCGGTTCGGGCCGTCGACGGGGTGAGCTTCGACATCCAGCCCGGCGAGACGCTCGGACTGGTCGGGGAATCCGGCTGCGGGAAATCGACCACCGGCGAGACCCTCCTCCGGCTCCAGGAGCCGACCGACGGCGAGGTAGCCTTCGACGGGGAGAACGTGTACGACTTCGATAGCGAGTCGCTGACCGAGTTCCGTCGAAACGCCCAGGTCGTCTTTCAGGATCCGTTCTCGAGTCTCGATCCCCGGATGACGATCGGTGGGATCGTCACCCAGCCCCTCGAGATCCACGACTGGCCCTGGACCGATCCCGAGGTCGAGAGCCGTGCGGAGCTCCGGACCGACGGAATCTCGGCCGATATCGTCTCGGTGACCGTCGACGACGACGTCGACAAGGTCATCGGGCCCGCCGACGGCGTCGCGACGGTCCACGTCACCGTCCGCTCGAGCGACGTCGCCGGGGACGTCGACCCCGACGAACGAGGCGTTGACGTCGCCGACGGCGTCGTCGCCGAGGTCGCGGAGGAGCTCTCGGTTACGGTCGAGCGCGACGACGGGATCGACGTTCGGGTCTCGGTCGGCCGCTCGACGAAACAGCTCCGGCGCGATCACGCCCGGAACTTGCTCGAGCGGGTCGGGCTCTCGGTCGACCAGCTCGATCGCTACCCCCACGAGTTCTCCGGCGGGCAACGCCAGCGTATCGGAATCGCCCGCGCGCTGGCGCTCGAGCCGGAGTTCATCGTTCTCGACGAGCCGACCTCCGCACTCGACGTCTCGGTCCAGGCGCAGGTGCTGAACCTGCTCGACGATCTGCAGACGGAGTTCGATCTCACCTACCTGCTGATCAGCCACGACCTCTCGGTGATCCGCCACGTCTGCGATCGGGTCGCCGTAATGTACCTCGGCGAGATCATCGAGATCGGTCCCGTCGAGGAGCTGTTCGAGGACCCGAAACATCCCTACACACAGGCGTTGCTCGACAGCGTCCCCCGGGCCTCGACCGACGAGCGCGACCGCGACCGGGAGACGCTCTCGGGGGACGTCCCGTCGCCGCGGGATCCGCCAAGCGGCTGTCGGTTCCGGACCCGGTGTCCGAAGGTGATCCCGCCCGCGGACCTCGAGATCGATCAGGAGCGCTACCGAGCGCTGATGACGCTTCGCGAGCGCGTCGAGAGCCGCGACATCTCCCTCGAGACCGTCGGCGACGACGGCCAGTTCGAGTTCGAGGACGGAGCCGTCGCCGCGGCCGACGCCGACGCGTTCGCGAGGGCGCTGAAAGAGCGGCTCCTCGAGACCGAGCTTCCGGCGCGCCACGACGCGATCGTCGAGGACGCGCTGGCGTCGGTCGCCGTCGGCGACTGGGAGGATGCGGCCGAACGGCTCCGCGAGGAGTACGAGAGCGTCTGCGAGCGGCAAAACCCCGCTCTCGAGGCCGACGCCCACCCCGTCGCCTGTCACCTCTACGACGAGGACGCCGAGCGACGCGAGGCGCCTGCGCCGGAGCGGTAG
- a CDS encoding DUF7344 domain-containing protein, which translates to MEAACSLLAESERRYLLYQLAETRRGNLEDVVSEIAAWERGEDGTVDSEYRQRIYVSLIHNHLPRLADYDIIDYDLRSGDIVLEEGFDEIRPLLEQFKQTESKPEIRETPLL; encoded by the coding sequence ATGGAGGCTGCCTGTTCGCTGCTGGCCGAGTCCGAGCGCCGATACCTCCTCTACCAGCTGGCCGAGACGCGGCGAGGGAACCTCGAGGACGTCGTCTCCGAGATCGCTGCCTGGGAGCGCGGTGAGGACGGGACCGTCGACTCGGAGTACCGCCAGCGGATCTACGTCTCGCTGATTCACAACCACCTGCCGCGGCTCGCGGACTACGACATCATCGACTACGATCTGCGCAGCGGCGACATCGTCCTCGAGGAGGGGTTCGACGAGATCCGCCCGCTGCTCGAGCAGTTCAAACAGACGGAGTCGAAACCGGAGATCCGCGAGACGCCGCTGCTCTGA
- a CDS encoding DMT family transporter — translation MTRYRNLALFLVLAAAWGSSFVAISAGLDHLPPVLFAAVRYDVAGVCMLAYASYAADRWRPVGREEWATVAVGAALLIGAYHVFLFIGQQHTTAAAAAVLVSLSPVLTTGFARALVPSDALSAVGVGGVCLGLVGVAVVVQPDPSNLFATDAVAKLLVFCAAAAFALGSVLTRRIDATLPIETMEAWSMLGGAALMHLVSLGLGEPIEPAAWTHPEALAALAYLSLIASALGFLLYFDLLERLGAVEINMVSYVAPVFTALVGWLYLGETIDAATVAGFALIACGFVLVKRRAIGREVAAVGRWRSSREDHRR, via the coding sequence GTGACCCGCTATCGCAATCTCGCTCTCTTTCTGGTGCTGGCGGCCGCCTGGGGGAGTTCCTTCGTCGCGATCAGCGCGGGGCTCGACCACCTCCCGCCGGTGTTGTTCGCGGCCGTTCGGTACGACGTCGCAGGCGTGTGTATGCTCGCGTACGCGAGCTACGCCGCCGACCGCTGGCGTCCCGTCGGTCGCGAGGAGTGGGCGACCGTCGCCGTCGGCGCCGCGCTACTGATCGGCGCCTACCACGTCTTTCTCTTTATCGGCCAGCAACACACCACCGCCGCGGCCGCGGCCGTCCTGGTGAGCCTCTCGCCGGTGTTGACCACCGGGTTCGCACGGGCGCTCGTCCCCTCGGACGCGCTGTCGGCCGTCGGTGTCGGCGGCGTCTGTCTCGGACTCGTCGGCGTCGCCGTCGTCGTCCAGCCCGATCCATCGAACCTGTTCGCGACCGACGCCGTCGCGAAGCTGCTGGTCTTCTGTGCGGCCGCGGCGTTCGCGCTCGGGAGCGTCCTCACGCGACGGATCGACGCTACGCTTCCGATCGAGACGATGGAGGCGTGGTCGATGCTCGGTGGCGCCGCCCTGATGCACCTCGTGAGCCTCGGGCTCGGCGAGCCGATCGAGCCCGCAGCCTGGACCCATCCCGAGGCGCTGGCCGCGCTCGCGTACCTCTCGCTTATCGCGAGCGCACTCGGCTTTCTGCTCTACTTCGACCTGCTCGAGCGGCTGGGCGCCGTCGAGATCAACATGGTTTCCTACGTCGCGCCGGTGTTTACCGCGCTGGTCGGCTGGCTATACTTGGGCGAGACGATCGACGCGGCGACCGTCGCCGGCTTCGCCCTGATCGCCTGCGGGTTCGTCCTCGTCAAGCGACGGGCGATCGGCCGGGAGGTCGCCGCGGTCGGACGGTGGCGCTCGAGTCGGGAGGATCACCGGCGATAG
- a CDS encoding CDC48 family AAA ATPase, with translation MNEVQLEVAKAYPNDSGRGIARLDPDTLLHLKLSPGDIIEIEGADTTAAKVWRADRQDWNTDTVRIDGFTRQNADVGIGERVTIRKAEATKADELVLAPPEEASVQFGSDAAGMVKRQILKRPVVGRDIVPVMSSTNHPFMRSPGQAIPLIAVETEPEGVVLITEDTDVELREEPISGFEKTGGGITYEDIGGLQDEIQRVREMVELPMKHPQIFKKLGIEPPQGVLLHGPPGTGKTLLAKAVANETSASFFSIAGPEIISKYYGESEQQLREIFEDASEESPAIIFIDELDSIAPKREDVTGEVERRVVAQLLTMMDGLEARGQVIVIAATNRVDSVDPALRRPGRFDREIEIGVPDEVGREEILQIHTRGMPLSDDVDLAHMADETHGFVGADIESLTKEAAMKALRRYLPEIDLDEEDIPPSLIDRMIVKREDFRGALNEVEPSAMREVLVELPKISWDDVGGLQTAKDQVQESVEWPLNNPERFDRLGIDPPAGVLLYGPPGTGKTLMAKAVANETNANFISVRGPQLLSKWVGESEKAIRQTFRKARQVSPTVIFFDELDALAPGRGGETGSNVSERVVNQLLTELDGLEEMENVMVIGATNRPDMIDPALLRSGRFDRLVMIGEPDVEGRERILDIHTQGTPMAADVNLQEIAEITDGYVGSDLESIAREAAIEALREDEEANVVEMRHFRQAMENVRPTITDDILDYYERIEEEFQGGSSGPDPTGRRGSRIGFQ, from the coding sequence ATGAACGAAGTCCAACTGGAGGTTGCGAAAGCGTACCCGAACGACTCGGGTCGTGGTATCGCCCGACTCGACCCGGACACGCTGTTACATCTGAAGCTGAGTCCGGGCGACATCATCGAGATCGAAGGTGCGGATACGACCGCCGCGAAGGTGTGGCGGGCGGACCGACAGGACTGGAACACTGACACCGTCCGGATCGACGGCTTCACCCGGCAGAACGCCGACGTCGGTATCGGCGAACGGGTAACGATCCGGAAGGCCGAGGCGACCAAGGCCGACGAGCTCGTCCTCGCACCGCCCGAGGAGGCGTCGGTGCAGTTCGGCTCCGACGCCGCGGGCATGGTCAAACGCCAGATCCTCAAGCGTCCGGTCGTCGGCCGCGACATCGTGCCCGTGATGAGCTCGACCAACCACCCGTTCATGCGCTCGCCGGGACAGGCGATCCCGCTGATCGCCGTCGAGACCGAACCCGAGGGGGTCGTCCTCATCACCGAGGACACCGACGTCGAGCTCCGCGAGGAGCCAATCAGCGGCTTCGAGAAGACCGGCGGCGGGATCACTTACGAGGACATCGGCGGCCTGCAAGACGAGATCCAGCGGGTTCGCGAGATGGTCGAACTGCCGATGAAACACCCCCAGATCTTCAAGAAGCTGGGGATCGAGCCCCCGCAGGGCGTCCTGTTGCACGGTCCGCCGGGAACCGGGAAGACCCTGCTCGCGAAGGCCGTGGCCAACGAGACCTCCGCGAGCTTCTTCTCGATCGCGGGCCCCGAGATCATCTCGAAGTACTACGGGGAAAGCGAACAGCAACTCAGGGAGATCTTCGAGGACGCAAGCGAGGAGTCGCCCGCGATCATCTTCATCGACGAGCTCGACTCCATCGCACCCAAACGGGAAGACGTCACCGGCGAGGTCGAGCGCCGCGTCGTCGCCCAGCTGCTGACGATGATGGACGGGCTCGAGGCCCGCGGCCAGGTGATCGTCATCGCCGCGACCAACCGGGTCGACAGCGTCGACCCCGCGCTTCGCCGTCCGGGCCGGTTCGACCGCGAGATCGAGATCGGCGTCCCCGACGAGGTGGGTCGTGAGGAGATCCTCCAGATCCACACCCGGGGAATGCCGCTCTCGGACGACGTCGATCTGGCCCACATGGCCGACGAGACCCACGGGTTCGTCGGCGCCGACATCGAGTCCCTGACCAAGGAGGCCGCGATGAAGGCGCTGCGCCGATACCTCCCGGAGATCGACCTCGACGAGGAGGACATCCCGCCGAGCCTCATCGATCGGATGATCGTCAAACGGGAGGACTTCCGGGGCGCTTTGAACGAGGTCGAGCCCTCGGCGATGCGGGAGGTGCTGGTCGAGCTGCCGAAGATCTCCTGGGACGACGTCGGCGGACTCCAGACCGCCAAGGATCAGGTCCAGGAGTCCGTCGAGTGGCCGCTGAACAACCCCGAACGGTTCGATCGCCTCGGGATCGATCCGCCGGCGGGTGTCCTGTTGTACGGTCCGCCCGGGACGGGGAAGACGCTGATGGCAAAAGCCGTCGCCAACGAGACCAACGCGAACTTCATCTCGGTGCGAGGACCCCAGCTGCTCAGCAAGTGGGTCGGCGAGTCCGAGAAGGCGATCCGTCAGACCTTCCGCAAGGCGCGGCAGGTCTCGCCGACGGTGATCTTCTTCGACGAACTCGACGCGCTGGCGCCCGGCCGGGGCGGCGAGACCGGCTCGAACGTCTCCGAACGGGTCGTCAACCAGCTGCTGACCGAACTGGACGGGCTCGAGGAGATGGAGAACGTGATGGTCATCGGCGCGACGAACCGACCGGACATGATCGACCCCGCACTGTTGCGCTCGGGGCGGTTCGATCGGCTGGTGATGATCGGCGAACCCGACGTCGAGGGCCGCGAGCGGATCCTCGACATCCACACCCAGGGAACGCCGATGGCCGCGGACGTCAACCTCCAGGAGATCGCCGAGATCACCGACGGCTACGTCGGCAGCGATCTCGAGTCGATCGCCCGCGAGGCCGCAATCGAGGCCCTGCGCGAGGACGAGGAGGCCAACGTCGTCGAGATGCGTCACTTCCGACAGGCCATGGAGAACGTCCGGCCGACGATCACCGACGACATCCTCGACTACTACGAGCGCATCGAAGAGGAGTTCCAGGGCGGCTCGAGCGGTCCCGATCCGACGGGTCGTCGCGGGAGCCGGATCGGCTTCCAGTAG
- the larC gene encoding nickel pincer cofactor biosynthesis protein LarC encodes MRTLAFDGRMGASGDMILAALLDAGADRDVLEPVETALDLEYRIDETVKCGIASTTVDVILTDEDAARTEGDHGHVHDHGDPDHHDRGDPDHGHVDDRGDDDHDHGHVHDHEDAPGVPAEGHGPHRSYLEVREIVEGMELDPAVERDALAIFELLGEAEASVHGEDLAEIHFHEVGADDAIADVVGAAALVDDLEVERVVTTPLATGGGTVGMSHGEYPVPTPAVVEIAERASWSLRGGPVDTELLTPTGAAILGRLADGVESLPALELEASGYGAGGYDLDPHPNVLRTLVGDGGREFLKDDIAVLETNLDDATPEVLGGLQETLSDAGARDVSIVPATMKKSRPGHLVKVICKPEDRERVARALAEETGTLGIREAGATHRWIADREFETVELEVDGESYEVTVKIASDAGGDVYDVSAEYDDAARTARESGLPVREVLRRAETAIEQ; translated from the coding sequence ATGCGAACGCTCGCGTTCGACGGCCGAATGGGTGCAAGCGGCGATATGATCCTCGCCGCGTTGCTCGACGCCGGCGCCGACCGGGACGTCCTCGAGCCCGTCGAGACGGCGCTCGACCTCGAGTACCGGATCGACGAGACGGTCAAGTGTGGCATCGCGTCGACGACCGTCGACGTGATCCTGACCGACGAGGACGCGGCCCGGACGGAGGGCGATCACGGCCACGTCCACGACCACGGCGATCCGGACCACCACGACCGCGGCGATCCGGACCACGGTCACGTCGACGACCGCGGGGACGACGACCACGATCACGGCCACGTTCACGACCACGAGGACGCCCCGGGCGTTCCCGCGGAGGGACACGGGCCCCACCGCAGCTACCTCGAGGTCCGCGAGATCGTCGAGGGGATGGAGCTCGACCCCGCAGTCGAGCGCGACGCGCTCGCGATCTTCGAGCTGCTCGGCGAGGCCGAGGCCAGCGTCCACGGCGAGGATCTCGCGGAGATTCACTTCCACGAGGTCGGCGCCGACGACGCGATCGCCGACGTGGTCGGGGCTGCCGCGCTCGTCGACGACCTCGAGGTCGAACGGGTCGTTACCACTCCGCTGGCAACCGGCGGCGGGACGGTCGGAATGAGCCACGGCGAGTACCCCGTGCCGACGCCCGCGGTCGTCGAGATCGCCGAGCGCGCGAGCTGGTCGCTGCGGGGCGGTCCCGTCGACACCGAGCTGCTGACACCGACGGGGGCAGCTATTCTGGGTCGTCTCGCCGACGGCGTGGAGTCGCTGCCCGCACTGGAGCTCGAGGCGTCGGGGTACGGCGCCGGTGGCTACGACCTCGATCCGCACCCAAACGTGCTCCGGACCCTCGTCGGCGACGGCGGCCGCGAATTCCTGAAAGACGACATCGCCGTCCTCGAGACGAACCTCGACGACGCGACGCCGGAAGTCCTCGGCGGGCTCCAAGAGACCCTTTCGGACGCGGGCGCGCGCGACGTTTCGATAGTTCCTGCGACGATGAAGAAGTCCCGTCCCGGCCACCTCGTGAAGGTGATCTGCAAGCCCGAGGACCGAGAGCGGGTCGCCCGGGCCCTCGCCGAGGAGACCGGCACGCTCGGAATCCGGGAGGCCGGCGCGACCCATCGCTGGATCGCCGACCGGGAGTTCGAGACCGTGGAACTCGAGGTTGACGGCGAGAGCTACGAGGTGACGGTGAAGATCGCCAGCGACGCCGGCGGCGACGTCTACGACGTCAGCGCGGAGTACGACGACGCCGCGAGGACGGCCCGAGAGAGTGGCCTTCCGGTTCGGGAGGTGCTACGACGCGCCGAGACGGCGATCGAGCAGTAG
- a CDS encoding Gfo/Idh/MocA family protein, with protein MTGNSRLAVGVIGVGTMGQHHARVYDDLEDATLAGVFDVDADRANAVADRHGTAAVGLETLLGRADAVSVAVPTAHHLEVARSCLEAGVPILVEKPIVGDLADGRTLRRLAEAAGVTVQVGHVERFNPAVETLAGLLEDLSVIDITARRLGPPPERPIADSAVTDLMIHDIDVVRALLEDDPVDVAGCGVAGDRHAGALLEFPDAMASLTASRLTQRKVRTLEVTTEECLVAVDYLDQSVEIHRRSIPEYVERDEGVRFRHERLIERVRVPNEEPLRRELASFLEAVRTDSTPEVTVDDGLAALEIARRIEREEPDDRPTVDLEVPND; from the coding sequence ATGACGGGTAACAGTCGGCTCGCGGTCGGCGTGATCGGCGTCGGCACGATGGGCCAACACCACGCCCGTGTGTACGACGACCTCGAGGACGCCACGCTCGCTGGCGTCTTCGACGTCGACGCCGACCGAGCGAACGCCGTCGCCGATCGTCACGGAACCGCGGCGGTGGGTCTCGAGACGCTACTCGGCCGGGCTGACGCCGTTTCGGTCGCCGTCCCGACGGCCCACCACCTCGAGGTCGCGAGGAGCTGTCTGGAGGCCGGCGTTCCGATCCTTGTCGAGAAACCGATCGTTGGCGACCTCGCGGACGGACGGACGCTGCGACGGCTCGCCGAGGCGGCCGGGGTCACGGTTCAGGTCGGACACGTCGAGCGGTTCAACCCGGCGGTCGAGACCCTCGCGGGGCTCCTCGAGGACCTGTCAGTTATCGACATTACCGCGCGGCGGCTCGGGCCGCCCCCCGAACGGCCGATCGCGGACAGCGCCGTCACCGACCTGATGATCCACGACATCGACGTCGTCCGCGCGCTGCTCGAGGACGACCCCGTCGACGTGGCGGGCTGTGGCGTCGCCGGCGACCGTCACGCCGGTGCCCTGCTCGAGTTTCCCGACGCGATGGCGTCGCTGACCGCGAGCAGACTGACCCAGCGCAAGGTTCGGACCCTCGAAGTCACCACCGAGGAGTGTCTCGTCGCGGTCGACTACCTCGATCAGTCGGTCGAGATCCACCGGCGTTCGATCCCCGAGTACGTCGAGCGCGACGAGGGGGTACGGTTCAGACACGAGCGCCTGATCGAACGGGTTCGCGTTCCGAACGAGGAGCCCCTCCGGCGGGAGCTCGCGTCGTTTCTCGAGGCCGTTCGAACAGACTCGACACCCGAGGTGACCGTCGATGACGGGCTCGCTGCCCTCGAGATCGCCCGGCGCATCGAACGCGAAGAACCCGACGATCGGCCGACGGTTGATCTGGAGGTTCCGAATGACTGA
- a CDS encoding glycosyltransferase family 2 protein, producing the protein MYRGRTVGVVVPAYDEAGFVGEVLETVPDYVDRVYAVDDRSTDRTWTAITDAATRLNREDATDRGQGTVAATDAAFDRRIVPIRHDRNRGVGAAIATGYRRALADGLDVAAVMAGDGQMDPDYLPALLDPIVENQADYAKGNRLVDDSGEMPRLRLLGNAVLTVLSRIASGYWRIGDPQNGYTAISRHALERLDLDAVYDRYGYPNDLLVRCNAAGLRVADVSIPARYGDEESSIEYATYVPTVSALLVRTFVWRLANQYSPSAGWSVPFWYGLGALALAGSVCESVCGLVRRGPDDEPSIGRGTLLAIAGVAAIAIAARLERRLNAPLEVRRYD; encoded by the coding sequence ATGTATAGGGGGCGAACGGTCGGTGTCGTCGTCCCGGCGTACGACGAGGCAGGGTTCGTCGGCGAGGTCCTGGAGACGGTGCCGGACTACGTCGATCGGGTTTACGCCGTCGATGACCGCTCGACGGATCGTACCTGGACGGCGATCACCGACGCTGCGACTCGGCTCAACCGCGAGGACGCGACCGACCGGGGACAGGGAACGGTCGCTGCGACCGACGCCGCGTTCGACCGCCGGATCGTCCCGATTCGCCACGACCGAAATCGGGGGGTCGGGGCCGCCATCGCGACGGGGTATCGCAGGGCCCTCGCCGACGGTCTCGACGTCGCGGCCGTCATGGCCGGCGACGGGCAGATGGATCCCGACTACCTGCCCGCGTTGCTCGATCCGATCGTCGAGAACCAGGCCGACTACGCGAAGGGAAACCGGCTGGTCGACGACTCCGGAGAGATGCCCCGGCTCCGACTGCTCGGAAACGCCGTTCTGACCGTTCTCAGCCGAATCGCCTCGGGGTACTGGCGAATCGGCGACCCCCAGAACGGCTACACCGCGATCTCCCGGCACGCGCTCGAACGCCTCGATCTCGACGCCGTGTACGACCGCTACGGCTATCCGAACGATCTCCTGGTGCGGTGTAACGCCGCCGGGCTGCGCGTCGCAGACGTATCGATCCCCGCCCGGTACGGCGACGAGGAGTCCTCGATCGAGTACGCGACGTACGTGCCGACCGTGTCGGCGCTGCTCGTTCGGACCTTCGTCTGGCGGCTCGCGAACCAGTACTCGCCGTCTGCCGGCTGGTCGGTTCCGTTCTGGTACGGACTCGGTGCGCTCGCGCTCGCCGGGAGCGTCTGCGAGAGCGTCTGCGGGCTGGTCCGACGAGGTCCCGACGACGAACCGTCGATCGGGCGGGGGACGTTGCTCGCGATCGCGGGTGTGGCGGCGATAGCGATCGCTGCCCGCCTCGAACGGCGACTGAACGCCCCCCTCGAGGTGAGGCGGTATGACTGA
- a CDS encoding DUF354 domain-containing protein: protein MTEQVVVTIQHPAHVHFFRNAIGELRDRGYDVCVLAREKDVACELLDHYGIDYRRLSGAPRSTLGLLSVQARYEYEILKRVRHLEPAAILGIGEPAVAHAGRVGDAESVLFTDTEHAALQNAVSLPLADRVYTPSAFWDEYGPHHRRYPGYHELAYLHPDRFDPVELAAVGGDRPLVVLRLVSWTAAHDVGRSGLDDLKRLVAGLERFGATVRISAEGRLPPALAARRLAVAPHRIHDLLASADLFLGESATMSLESALLGTPALYVSELRAGVLEDVERRSRLLRWLSDGSGPGEVLSHARELLAVRDSTWTRRRRRLLEDRIDTTALVVEVVEDVVGAERAEATAARIGPEGRR from the coding sequence ATGACTGAGCAGGTCGTCGTCACGATCCAGCACCCTGCCCACGTCCACTTCTTCAGGAACGCGATCGGCGAACTGCGCGACCGGGGGTACGACGTTTGCGTCCTCGCCCGCGAGAAGGACGTCGCCTGCGAGCTCCTCGATCACTACGGAATCGACTACCGACGGCTGTCCGGCGCCCCGAGATCGACACTCGGGCTGCTCTCGGTCCAGGCAAGATACGAGTACGAGATCCTCAAGCGGGTGCGCCACCTCGAGCCCGCGGCGATCCTCGGGATCGGCGAACCGGCGGTGGCCCACGCGGGACGGGTCGGCGACGCCGAGAGTGTCCTCTTTACCGACACCGAGCACGCGGCGCTGCAAAATGCCGTCTCGCTCCCGCTCGCGGATCGGGTCTACACGCCGTCGGCGTTCTGGGACGAGTACGGACCACACCACCGCCGGTACCCCGGCTACCACGAGCTGGCGTACCTCCACCCCGATCGGTTCGACCCCGTGGAACTGGCGGCGGTCGGCGGGGACCGCCCGCTGGTCGTGCTCCGACTTGTCTCCTGGACCGCAGCCCACGACGTCGGCCGAAGCGGACTGGACGACCTCAAACGGCTCGTTGCCGGCCTCGAGCGGTTCGGCGCGACGGTTCGGATCTCCGCCGAGGGACGGCTGCCGCCGGCGCTTGCGGCCCGTCGCCTCGCGGTCGCCCCCCACCGGATTCACGACCTGCTTGCCAGCGCCGACCTGTTCCTCGGCGAGAGCGCGACGATGTCCCTCGAGAGCGCGCTGCTAGGGACCCCCGCGCTGTACGTCTCGGAGCTTCGGGCGGGCGTCCTCGAGGACGTCGAGCGACGCTCCCGGCTGCTCCGGTGGCTCTCGGACGGGAGCGGTCCCGGCGAAGTGCTGTCCCACGCCCGGGAGCTGCTGGCGGTCCGTGACTCGACCTGGACGCGCCGTCGGCGACGGCTCCTCGAGGACCGCATCGACACGACCGCCCTCGTCGTCGAAGTCGTCGAGGACGTCGTCGGCGCCGAGCGGGCGGAGGCGACCGCGGCCCGGATCGGTCCGGAGGGCCGCCGATGA
- a CDS encoding polysaccharide deacetylase family protein: MTDRLGGYEFALCLTHDVDRVFKTYQAPYYAVRERDPSHLRALVSDERPYWQFEELMALEDELGVRSSWYVLNERSLWERSPREWLRPESWKLYAGRYDPTQPELVDAIRTLDRGGWEVGLHGSYDSADDRERLRHEKRVLEGVLGSSVVGGRQHYLNLAGRRTWEHHRAIGLRYDASYGSSTRYGFDGRYDVFRPFDDAFVVFPLTLMERALVPSAPSLEWAWRECRRLLEEAHDHDAVMTVLWHPRYMNAEEFPSYRALYERLIREAKAMGAWIGPCGECYELLERRREASSQR, translated from the coding sequence ATGACCGATCGCCTCGGGGGGTACGAGTTCGCGCTCTGTCTCACCCACGACGTCGATCGGGTCTTCAAGACCTATCAGGCGCCGTACTACGCCGTCCGCGAGCGCGACCCCTCCCACCTCCGGGCGCTGGTCAGCGACGAGCGCCCCTACTGGCAGTTCGAGGAGCTGATGGCCCTCGAGGACGAACTCGGCGTTCGATCGTCGTGGTACGTCCTCAACGAGCGGTCGCTGTGGGAGCGCTCGCCCCGCGAGTGGCTCCGCCCGGAGAGCTGGAAGCTGTACGCGGGACGGTACGACCCCACGCAGCCGGAGCTGGTCGACGCCATCCGCACCCTGGATCGAGGCGGCTGGGAGGTCGGACTCCACGGCTCCTACGACTCCGCCGACGACCGGGAGCGACTCCGTCACGAGAAACGCGTCCTCGAGGGCGTCCTCGGGAGCTCCGTCGTCGGCGGCCGCCAGCACTACCTGAACCTCGCCGGTCGGCGCACCTGGGAACACCACCGCGCGATCGGACTGCGATACGACGCCAGCTACGGTTCGAGCACCCGCTACGGGTTCGACGGCCGGTACGACGTCTTCCGGCCGTTCGACGACGCGTTCGTCGTCTTTCCGCTGACGCTGATGGAGCGAGCCCTGGTTCCGTCGGCGCCCTCGCTCGAGTGGGCCTGGCGGGAGTGTCGGCGGCTGCTCGAGGAGGCTCACGATCACGACGCGGTGATGACCGTGCTCTGGCACCCCCGGTACATGAACGCCGAGGAGTTCCCCAGCTACCGGGCCCTCTACGAGCGCCTGATCCGCGAGGCGAAGGCGATGGGCGCCTGGATCGGCCCCTGCGGGGAGTGTTACGAACTGCTCGAGCGACGTCGGGAGGCGTCCTCGCAGCGGTAG